Proteins found in one Lycium ferocissimum isolate CSIRO_LF1 chromosome 6, AGI_CSIRO_Lferr_CH_V1, whole genome shotgun sequence genomic segment:
- the LOC132061545 gene encoding alpha-galactosidase 1-like, with the protein MAGLRWQQEEKISISSLDKRRNLLSNGLGSTPPMGWSSWNHFGCNIDEKMIRETADAVVSTGLDKLGYKYVNIGTPAPLDLVINIAEADSLLKLCVTSFFLDDCWAEPQRDDQGNFAAKNSTFPSGMKALADYVHSKGLKLGIYSDAGYYTCSRKMPGSLGHEEQDAKTFASWGIDYLKYDNCNHDGTKPTVRYPVMTKALMNAGRPIFFSLCEWGDLHPALWGGNVGNSWRNTIDIQPTWESMISRADQNEVYADFAKPGGWNDPDMLEVGNGGMTKDESIVHFSLWAISKVHQRPLTILSNDTMEILANKEVIAVNQDELGVQAKKVRMQGDLEVWAGPLSGDRVALVLLNRGYQKIEVTAIWEDIGIPPNSLVEARNLWERKTLETRFVGNLTAMVKSHACKTYVLKPIAA; encoded by the exons ATGGCGGGACTACGGTGGCAGCAGGAGGAGAAAATATCCATTAGTTCACTTGACAAACGACGTAATTTGCTATCTAATGGACTTGGCTCAACTCCTCCCATGGg GTGGAGTAGTTGGAATCATTTTGGCTGCAACATTGATGAAAAAATGATAAGAGAAACTG CTGATGCCGTTGTTTCAACTGGTCTTGATAAGCTGGGATATAAGTATGTCAATATAG GTACACCAGCACCCCTCGACTTAGTTATCAACATTGCAGAAGCAGATAGCTTACTAAAATTATGTGTAACATCTTTCTTTTTAGATGATTGCTGGGCTGAACCTCAACGTGATGATCAG GGAAATTTTGCAGCTAAAAATTCTACATTTCCTTCTGGAATGAAAGCTTTAGCTGATTATGTTCACAGTAAAGGTCTTAAACTAGGAATCTACTCAGATGCAGG GTATTATACTTGTAGCAGAAAAATGCCTGGTTCACTTGGTCATGAGGAACAAGATGCTAAAACATTCGCCTCATGG GGCATCGATTATTTGAAGTATGATAACTGCAACCACGATGGAACGAAGCCAACTGTGCG ATATCCTGTTATGACAAAAGCTCTAATGAATGCTGGAAGGCCTATCTTCTTTAGTCTTTGTGAATG GGGTGATTTGCATCCGGCATTGTGGGGTGGCAATGTAGGTAACAGCTGGAGAAACACGATTGATATTCAGCCTACATGGGAAAG CATGATTTCTAGAGCAGACCAGAATGAAGTTTATGCAGACTTTGCAAAGCCTGGCGGTTGGAAC GATCCTGATATGCTTGAAGTGGGAAATGGAGGGATGACAAAGGATGAATCCATTGTCCACTTTAGTCTCTGGGCGATTTCGAAGGTACATCA GCGCCCCTTAACAATTTTATCAAACGATACCATGGAAATACTCGCCAACAAGGAGGTCATTGCTGTCAACCAAG ATGAATTAGGTGTCCAGGCCAAAAAGGTTAGAATGCAAGGCGATCTCGAG GTCTGGGCAGGCCCGTTATCAGGCGATAGAGTAGCTCTGGTACTTCTCAACCGAGGCTATCAGAAAATCGAAGTAACAGCTATCTGGGAAGACATTGGCATCCCTCCTAACAGTCTTGTTGAGGCAAGAAACCTTTGGGAG CGCAAGACATTGGAGACAAGATTTGTAGGTAATTTGACAGCAATGGTGAAGTCCCATGCATGCAAGACGTATGTATTGAAGCCTATTGCTGCCTGA